The following DNA comes from Rhodopseudomonas boonkerdii.
GCGTTAACCCTGTCATCAAGCTATCACCGGCCGTCAAGAGAATGACTTTCGCTAAACCGCCTTGGATCGCAGCGGCGCCGATATTGAACATCGTTGCAGCCGTTGCGCCCGATACCTGCAACGTATTCGAGAATGTCGGCTGAATGCCAAAATACTCACTCAGGGCTACGCTAAACCGATGAAATGGAGATGCGAAAGCGTGACACGACAGCACCCCATCGACGACACTTTTCTCTAGGCCGGCATCGGCGAGTGCTTTTTTGGAAGCATCGGCGGCCAGCCATAGAGCGCTTCGCCCTGGCACTTTACCGACCGGTGATATACCGATGCCGATGACCGCGACTTTGCCGCGCAGCGTAGTTTCACTCAAAATGCATTTCCTCCCGCGGCAGCCTTGGTGAGCATGGCCTCGAGCTCGTGGCGCTGGACCTTGCCGCTGGTCGAGCGCGGAAATTCAGAGAAATTGATAAACTTGAATTGTTGCGGACACTTGTAGGCGGCAAGCTCGCGTCGGCAAAGGCGCACAAGATCCGCTTCGGTTACGCTGTCATCGCTTCGGGCGACAAAAGCGACAGGGACTTCTCCCCATCTATTGTCTGCTGCTCGAACAACCGCGGCTTCCGCAACGCGGCTGTCACTCATGAGAACGCGCTCGATCTCGGCGGGATAGACATTCTCACCGCCGGACTTAATCAGATACTTGACGCGATCGACAAATTCGAGCGTGCCATCTTCGTTTCGGCGGAATACATCGCCCATATGAAACCATCCATTTCGGAAATCCCGTTGGTTCACGTCGTCGGCTTGCCAATATCCGGAAAACAAGGTGGGACCGCGCATGACAAGTTCACCGGGCATGCCCTGCGTAACTTCGCGGTCCAGAGGATCCACCAATTTGACCTGGCAAAACGCATTTTGTTGCTTCGGAAGCTGCTGCGGAATAATTCCGGGAGCAATCAGCGCACGCGTTGCGGGAGGCAACCCCGTCTCGGTTGCGCCGAAGCTATTAAGGTAGGGTGCCTGTAATAGCTCGGTGACTTCAGCAATCGCATGAGGCGGAACCAAGTCGGCCATAGCTCCGCAAACGCGAACACCTTTAACAAGTGTACCTTCTTGCTTCAACGCTGCAGCGAAGGCCTCGACCATGCCCGGAATTAAAACCAGCCATCCAATTTGATGATGGGCGAGAGCGTTGAGCATCGGCTTGATCTGAAATCCGTCGATCATTACGACGATACCGCCGCGAAGCAATGTCGAGATCGCATGATCGGTAGATGCCATATGGAACATTGGCGCCCAAGCTACGAAGCTATCGCGATTTGAGATGGCAAGCTCGGAACTGAAAACCAACGATCTCGCGATCATTGCGCGATGCGAGATGATTGCGCCTTTTGGCACCCCCGTGGTCCCGCTCGTATAGAGGATCACGAGGCCATCTTCCGCTTGGGCTACAATCTGACATTCGTGATTGATCTGCTGCGCCAATTGATCTTCGTACGCCGGTCCGATCTCGAGTATTTTCCGATCGCCATTTTCGAGAATGCTTTTTAGGTCAGTCTCTACGATGACGAGTTTGGGGGAAACAAGATCGACGCAATAGCTGAGCTCGCGTGACGATAAACGCCAGTTGAGGCAAGCGGTTATGACGCCGAGATTCGCTGCGGCAAGTTCAACCTCAATATATTCGGGCCGGTTGCGCGAGAGCAATGCAACACGATCACCCCGACGTAAACCACTCGCTGACAGAACGGATGTTAAGCGTTCAATGCGATCGAGCAATTCGCCGTAGCTTATTTCTCGGCCCTGATACTCGATCGCAACCTGGTTCGATTGAACCTTTGCGCGGCTGCGAAATAGCTCGCTCACTGTCTGGCACGAGCCAGCCATCGTGATGCCGTCGAGTTCGGCAGGCATGTTCAGTTTACTCCCAGGGTGTCTCGTTCCGTCATGGGCAGCTCGACAGAGCTGAACTATATGCTTGCAGCATCACCGGATCAAACCTAAAATCTAACAGATGTTCGAAAAAGAACAGACGACTGGTCGTATGTACCGTCGTTGCCGCAAACATGGTGAGAAAGATAGGAAATACAAATGGCCGATCGTTACGCCGCCTACACAAGCCTGAAGCTCGATTATCCATCCGAAAGAATACTTCGCATTACCTTTGACCGTCCGGAAACCTACAACTCCGTGGACGCCGCGACCCATACCCAACTTACTCATATCTGGCGCGATATTAATGAAGATCCAGATATCAATGCCGTCATAGTCACGGGAGCAGGTAAAGCGTTCTCTGCAGGAGGTGACTTCGAACTGATCAAAAGTATCCTCGACGATCCCAAAGCCCGCATGTCTACTTGGAAGGAGGCAAAAGACCTCGTTTACAACGTTATTAACTGCAACAAGCCGATTATTTCGGCCATAAACGGCGTAGCGGTGGGCGCCGGACTTGTCGTAGGGATCTTGGCCGATGTCTCGATCTGCGGAAAATCTGCTCGCATTGTTGATGGACATACTCGACTAGGTGTTGCCGCCGGCGACGTTGCCTGCATTATCTGGCCGCTGCTGTGCGGGCTCGCCAAGGCGAAGTACTATCTTTTGACATGCAAGCCGCTTTCTGGATCGGAAGCGGAGCGTATCGGACTAGTTTCATTGTGTGTCGAAGATGCCGAACTTCAGAAGATTGCACTGGAAACAGCCGAAGATCTGGCGGCTGGGGCACAGAGCGCGATCCGTTGGACGAAGTATGCCTTGAACAATTGGCTTCGCGTCAACGGCCCACTGTTCGATACCTCCACAGCGCTGGAGATACTCGGTTTTACAGGCCACGAAGCACGCGAAGGTCTCGCGTCGCACCTCGAGAAGCGCAAACCAGTATTCCCACCGGATTGTCCAATCTGATTCGATCGAGATGAGCACAAAGAGGGCCGGTTCATCCGGCCCTCTTTATAAGGTCACAGATTCGCAAGTTTCGCACGCAGGTGTTCGACCGCCTCGGGGTTCGCCAATGCAGAAAGATCGCCTGGATCTTCGTTTGCGAGAACCGCGCGAAGCACCCGGCGCATGATCTTCATGTTCCGTGTGCGCGGTAGGTCCTCGAGGAATAGAATTGTTTCCGGGCGATACGAAGCGCCCATGCCCGATACGATGGCAGATGAGAGCTGAGCCACGAGGCTAGAATTGCCCTCAACTTCCGGCATCAGAACGCAAGCACATACGATCGCCGATCCTTTGATCGCATGTGGAATTCCGAACACTGCAGCCTCCGCTAATTTTCCAGTTGCGATCAAAATTCCTTCAAGCTCTGCTGGACCGGTGCGTTTTCCCGATATCTTGATGGTATCGTCAGAACGGCCCAGGATGTAATATAATCCATCCGCCTTGCGCACCGCGAAGTCGCCGTGGACCCATACTCCAGAGATAGTACTCCAATAGCTCTCAATGTACCGGTCGTCCGCCTTCCAAAGACCCTTCGTTAATCCAATCGAGGAATGACGTAACACCAGTTCGCCGACGACCCCATCCGGCACTCGCGCGCCGCTGAGATCGACGATGTCAGCTCCTACGCCAAGCGCAGGTCGTGAAAACGAGCCGGGATTCATCGGGTGATTTGGGGTTCCGGTAAATATGCACCCCCCGACCTCAGTCCCGCCAGAGATATTGATGATCGGGATTTTCTTTTTGCAGACATGCTCGAAGAACCACATCCAAGGCGCGGTGGTCCATGCTTCGCCACCTGATGCCGTCATCCTCAGGCTAGAGAGGTCGTATGTTTCGACCTCGTCGCCATAGCGCATCAAACTGCGCACAATAGTCGGCGACACGCCAAGATATGTAACCTTGTAATCGGCGATAAGACGCCAGAACCGCCCAGTGTCCGGGTAGTCAGGCGTTCCTTCCGCGATCAGCAGGCTGCCGCCGGCGAAGCTTGGGATGCAGGCGCACATCGCGCCGACCATCCAGCCCATATCACTAAAAAAGAAGAAGCGATCGTCGGGCTTGAAGTCACCGCAGATGATCATATCGCGCGTCACCATCGAGCCAATGAAGCCGATATGCGTCCAGACACATCCCTTAGGCTCACCCGTCGTACCCGATGTGTAAAGTAGGATCGCCGGATCCTCAGCCTGCATCTCGGCTGTAGCCATCATCGAACCGGTGGATTCGAGCACATCATGCCACCAGCGGTCGCGGCCACTTTGCATCGGCGTTTCGATTTCAATACCGTCTCGCCGGGCCACGATTACGTGCTTCACCGAAGGTGCGTGTTCTAACGCCGTGTCCAACACGGATTTGAGGGCACCCACTTCGCCACGGCGCCACGTGCCGTTGGCGGTGATAACGGCCTTGGCCTCGCCATGATTCAATCTTGATCTGATCGGAGCTGGGCCAAAACCAGAAAAGAGCGGCATCACGATAGCGCCGAGCTTCAAAATCGCGAAGAATGCAACGAATGTCTCGGGAAGGTTTGGCATGTAGATCGCGACGACATCGCCTCGCTGAATACCGATGTCGTGTAAACCTTGCGCCAGCCGGCTCACCTCGAAATCCAATCCACGATAAGTCATCGAGCTTCGCTCGCGCCTATCTTCGCCCTCCCAGACAAGAAAGGTCTGGTCCCACACCGCCGTTGCACGATGTTTGTCGATGCAGTTGAGAACGATATTGGTGGTGCCTCCTACGCACCAGCGCGCCCATGCTTCGCCTCTCGATACATCGAGCATCTCGTCGTATTGACGATAGAATCGAATTTCGCAAAACTTTATGACTTCCTGCATCAGCCAAGCGGGATCTTCTTCGGCCTTAGCAGCCAGGCTGTCGTAGCTTTCTTCACCGACGGCGAGCAAGAATGCCGTCAGGTTGCTTTGAGCGACCAATTCAGGGGGAGGAGTCCAGATGAAGGATGTGCTTTCGCTCATGTTATGCTTCTGCGATCTTACTCGTTTGGGAGCTCGCAGCCTAACGTCCGGGTCGAGTTTGCGTCAATGGGAGCTATCCAGTTGTTCTAACATCTGTTAGAAATGGTCGTCGGTGAGGAATGTCATGGAAATGATTTCGTGTGAATGGTTAGCTTCGACACCGCATATCGATGTACACTCGGCCGAAGTTCGAGAGTTTGTCCTCAGCAACCTTCCGCAGGCCGATACATTATCGCCGATCGAGAAGGCGATTCGCCTGTTCGATGCCGTTCGCGACCAGATCGAATACAATCCGTTTAATATTGGAACGACACCTGATGACTATCGGGCCAGCCACATCGCTAAGCAACCGTCAAACTATTGCGTTCCAAAAGCGGTTCTTTTAACCGCCGCTCTACGCGCAGTGGGTATTCCAGCTGCTGTAGGCTTCGCCGACGTCCGCAATCATCTAAACTCGGTAAAGCTGGCCAACCTCATGGAGACGGACCTTTTCATCTATCATGGCTATGTGGCGCTCTGGCTGGGCGAAAACATGCTCAAAGTTACACCCGCATTTAATAGTGAGATGTGTCAAAGATTCGGTGTCAAGCCGCTCCTTTTCGACGGTAGGAGCGATGCGCTTTTCCACGAATTCGACGTCAACAGCCGCAGACACATGGAGTATGTCAATGATCGTGGGTTGTTCGTAGATCCGCCCATCAAGCAGATTTTGAAAGAGTTTGAAACCAAGTATCCTAAGTTGTGGCGATCGAGCGTCGATCGAACACGCATCCGCGACTCGTCTTTCTAAACTAAGCCAGCAGCCTATCGGCTCAATCGCCATGGGTTATTTGGCGTATTGTAGCGCTATCCGGCCGATTTTTTCACGTGCAATCACAAGCTTTTGGATTTGGGCGGTGCCGTCGCCGATCTGAAGACCCATGACATCGACGTAACGTTGGTAAAACGGAAGGTCGGTCGTGTAACCGTAATGGCCGTGCGTCAGGAGGCATTGATGAATTATTTCGCAAGTTACCTTGGGTACGTACCATTTGCACATCGCTGCCTCGGCGGTGTGAGGCAGCCCACGATCGCGCAGAGATAACGTGTAAAAGCAGAGCTGCCTCATCATCGCGAGTTGGGTTTCGGCCTCAGCCAGCGGGAAGCTTACACCTTGATACTGGGCGATCGGCCGCTCAAACGCCCGGCGTTCGGTGCTGTACTTCCAAGCTTCGTCAACGGACGCTTGCGCAGGTCCGATGCATTCAAGTCCAATCAAAGCTCGACTATAGTCGAATCCGGCCATAATCTTTGAGAAACCTTTATTCTCCTCGGCCATCAAACATTCAGCCGGGACAAAAACATCGTCGAAAAAGACGGAGCCGCGGCCGACCGGTCTGGTACCGATGTCGTCGAAATGTGTTCGGGTAATGCCGGGCAGGCTAAAGTCCACAAAAAAAGCACTGACGCCGCGTGCACCGTCTTCGATTGAGCCAGTTCGTGCAAAGACGACGGCTGCATCGCATTGGTCAGAAAAGCTCATCGAGGTCTTTTCGCCATTGAGGCGGTAGCCATTGCCGGACCTTTCGGCGCGCAAAACCAAACTCGCTGCGTCCGATCCACCACGGGGCTCGGTGAGGCCGAGCCCGATGATTGCTTCGCCCTTGATCACCCGCGGCAGCCATTCCTCGCAGATGCTTGGTGTCGCATGCTGGTTCATCATCCCACCCATCAGCGAAGCGAGCAGCTGGACGTAGCTGACATTAAAGTCGCCATAGGCAATCTGTTCGATTATCACACCAGCGGTGGCACTGCTCTGCGCGAGGCCACCGTATATTTCAGGAAGATCGACACCAATAAGGCCGAGATCGCCCATTTCCCTAAGCACCGCTCGATCGATGCGGTCATGCTTCGCTCGCGTTAGATACCGCGGGGCGAGTTTTTCCCGAGCGTACCGTTCGGCGGCTTCGCGGAAGGACCGCTGCTCAGTACTTAGCGTGTAATCCATGACGGGCCCCTAAAGCCGACTCACCAACTTGCGCTCGATCGGATAATATCGCATTCTAACAATTGTTAGAAATAACGCAATCGTGCCTCGGAGCTGTGCTGATGATTGGAGTTTCTGGGTATTCGAGCCTTTTGTCACCGTTGGGAGTGGGTCAAACAACGCTGCGTAATAGAATAATCATGGGCTCGATGCACACTCGTTTGGACATGGAGCCTAACGGGCTGAAAAAAATGGCGACATTCCTTGCTGAACGCGCCAAGGGCGAGGTTGGCCTAATCATCACGGGCGGCTACGCTCCAAATACCGCCGGCCTCATCGAGCCCGGCGGACCGATTCTGACCGAGCAATCACAAGCGTTGGAACTGCGCCGTGTGACCGACGCTGTTCGCCATTATGGCAGCAAGATATGTTTACAGATTCTGCATGCGGGCCGTTATGCTAAGCAGCCAGAGTGTTTTGGGCCGTCGGATATCCGCACCCGCATCAATAAATTTCCGCCCCGCGCTATGACGTCTGCCGATATTTCGGAGACAATTGCCGACTATGTGCGTTGCGCGCTTTTGGCGAAGGACGCAGGATTCGATGGTGTCGAGATCATGGGATCTGAAGGCTATCTTATTAATGAGTTCACGGTCCTGCGGACCAATGACCGCACAGACGAATGGGGCGGAGCTGAGGAAAACCGGCATCGTCTTCCCGTCGAGATAGTCAGCGGCATTCGCGCGGCTACCGGACCGAACTTTCTGATCGTCTATCGCATCTCCGCGCTGGATTTGGTTGAGGGTGGCGCGACCGGGGACGAGGTCAGTAGGCAGGCGAAGCGGATCGAAAGTGCCGGTGCTGATATACTGAACACCGGGTTCGGTTGGCATGAGGCGCGCGTGCCAACCATCGCCTACCCAGTCCCACGAGCCGCCTGGCGATTTGCGGCCGCCCGGCTGAAGAAAAGCGTTGATATTCCCGTGGTGGCTTCGAACCGGATCAATACGCCCGAAGTCGCCGAGGACATTCTAGCATCTGGGGACGCCGACTTGGTGTCGATGGCGCGCCCGATGCTTGCCGACCCGCATTTTGCTCGCAAGGTGCGGGAAGGTCATGCCGACAAAATCAACATATGCATCGCCTGCAATCAAGCTTGCCTCGACTTGATCTTCTCGAATCGTAGTGCCACGTGCCTCGTGAATCCGCGCGCTTGTCGTGAAACAGAATTTGACGACAAGAAAGCAGTAAAAGCTCGCAAGATCGCGGTCATCGGCGCCGGTGCGGCTGGACTTGCCGCAGCAACAGAGGCAAGTCAGCGAGGGCATAAAGTTACGCTGTTTGAGAGTAGCGATCGCGTTGGTGGTCAGCTAAATCTTGCGCGTGCGGTACCCGGCAAGGCCGAGTTCGATGAAATGCTGCGTTACTACAGCGGGAAACTGTCGGATGAAGGCGTAGAATTGCGCCTCAATACGACGCCGGATTCCGACCAACTCAAACGCGAAAACTTCGAAGCTGTTGTGGTTGCTACCGGCGTGAGCCCGCGATTGCCGGACATCGCGGGTATTGATCATCCCAAAGTTGTTTCCTACAGCGACTTGCTCGGTGGGAGAAAAAAAGCTGGCCGCCGAGTGACCATCATCGGCGCAGGCGGTATTGGTTTCGATGTTGCCGAATATCTCTGCCATTCCAATCCCGGTGAAGAGCCGATGTCACGGCGCCTCACTACAGTGGAATTTATGGCCGAATGGAATATTGATGCCACTCTGGCCATAGCTGGTGGGTTGTTGGGCGATCCGTTAGCTCCAGTGCAAAGCCGGCGAGAAATTACCATACTCCAACGTAGGGTAACGCGTCCGGGTGCTAATCTTGGGGTATCGACAGGGTGGATTCTACGCAGCAGCCTTGCCAAACGCGATGTCACGATGATTGCAGGAGTTACATACGAGAGGATCGACGACCACGGCTTCCACGTGAATATCGAGGGCAAGCCTAAGTTGATCGAGGCAGACACGATCGTCGTTTGTGCCGGCCAAGAAGCCAACCGCGGATCATTTGAAAAGCTGAAGTATGCCGGCATCGAAGTTCACATTATCGGGGGCGCGCGGGAGGCTGCCGAGCTTGACGCCATGCGTGCGGTCGATGAAGGCGTGCGTATCGGCAGCGCATTATAGTGCGTTGCCGGCGCGCGTAACGAGAAAGGTTTCTGCTTAGTTCGTTTTGGCGCATCGCACCAGCAAACTGTTGCCACTCCGCTTGATTACGCTACAGGTGCGGGGTTGACTCACTTTGCTTTGGGGAGGGCGGATTCGCGCTTGGCGAACTTCACCGCATCGATCATCTGACGCGCGTCGTGTGCCAAGTGCAATGTCTCGCCGCCGTCGATGTACCATTCCTCACCGGTGACAAACTTCCCGAGTGACGAACCCAAAAAAACTATGGCAGCTGACACGTCACTAACGTCGCCCATGCGGCCCATTACGTTACGATTTAATTTGAGCCATTGATCGGGGTCAATTGGATAATTGTCCATTCCTTCAGTTCTGACCGTGCCCGGCGCGACACAGTTGAGACGAATTCCAAACTCGGCCCATTCGAACGCAAGCGTTTTCATCATCGATAAAACGCCCCCGCGCGCGGCCGCCGTATGTACGAAGCCACTCAACCCCGAACGGACGCAGGCCGTAACGAAAACGATTGATCCGCCATGATCGAACATGAAGTAATCCGCGACGGCCTTGGTCATTTGCCACGATCCGATAAGATTGTTGCGGATCACAGTTTCGAAGCCTTTGTTGTTGAGTTCGCGCGCTGGTGTGACGAATTGCCCACCGGCGTTGTTGACGAGAATATCAAGGCGGCCAAATTCTTTCTTGATACGCTGCATGGCGAGATCGATCTGTTCAGGTGCGCGAATATCAGCGGGAACAGCCACCGCTTTTCTTCCTAGCTGGCGTATGAACTCCGCACAGTTCTCTATGGGCTCAGCCCGACGTCCGATTAGCGCAATATCTGCACCGCTCCGCGCCATCTCGACGGCAGTCGCGCGGCCCATACCCGTGCCCCCACCGGTTACCAGAGCAACTTGGCCTTTCAACAGGTCTGATGCAAAACGCATAGGCGGGAGCGGAGACATGGCTGTTCCAATTATTTTCTGTTGCTTTCGTGTGTGTCGACGATATTCTAACAGATGTTAGAAAGGCACGGAAGCAAAACAAGATGTCTGACGCCAGCCCGATTGTCTATTCGCGCGAAAATGGCATCGTGACGATTACCATCGACCGGCCGGAGCGCAAAAACGCGCTATCAATTGAGGCGATGAATGCTTTAACCGATGCGTGGGAGCGCGCGGAGAAAGATACGCAGGCGCGAGTAGTGATTCTGACTTCCACCGATTGCGGTGTGTTCTCCGCCGGCCTGGACCTCAAGCAAGCTAGTGAGGTCCGCGCTCGCGATGGTGTCGATATTTTGACATTGATGCGCGATCCTTTGCAGACGGCAATGCGAAAAGTGTCGAAGCCGATCATCGCTGCGATGACTGGCTCATTAATGGCCGGTGGTATGCTCCTTGCTATCAAGTCTGATCTGAGGGTCGGCCTTCGCGGGACCCGAGCCGGGATCACCGAGGTTAAAATGGGGCGAGGTTCGCCCTGGGCGGTCCCCTTGCTGTGGATGCTCCCGCAATCGTTGGTCATGGAGCTCGTGATTACCGGAGAAACGATGCCTATTGAGCGTCTCGCGGAGCATGGCTTTGTCAATTACCTCGAAGATACGCCGGATGCGGTTCGGGCTCGCGCGTTGCAATTGGCTCGCGGGATCGTTGAGGGAGCGCCGCTGTCGGTTTCAGCCGCGAAAGCCAGCGTGCTTGCAGCAATGGATCTCGGTTGTGCCGAAGGACTTCTGGAAGCCAATCGGCTGCACGTGCAGGCGTACGCTAGTGAGGACGCGATCGAGGGCCCCAAAGCTTTCTCGGAGAAACGCAAGCCAGTTTGGCAGGGCAAATAGATGTCAGGGCTTCTTCAGGCCGTCAAAAATCAAGAGTTCGGTTCGACGTGCGAGCTTCAGAACCGCATCCTTACTGTCGAGGCTGAACCATTCGATTGTCCAATTCAGAGCCCCGATCACAAAAATGCGAAGCGGCACGATCTCTATGTCCGCTCGTATCTCGCCAGCGCGCCGTGCGTCGAGAAAGAGTTTATCCCAGTACTTGGCATAGGCTCGGCGCAAAGGCCGGTGCGGCTTTTTCAGCGATTCGGGAAGTTGGCCGTAGATCCTGATGTTAGCGGATGTGAAATCGCTGTCTTCCAGCAAGGCAACCAGATGTGCTTCGATGGCCAACCCAATCTTGCGCCTATGAGAGACATCGCCGGCGTCTCGGTGCGCTTTTTTGACTGCTTCAAAAACCCGCAGCAACCCGAGATGGAGCACCTCATCGAGAATTTGCTCTTTGGAATCGAAGTAGTAATAGACGCTTCCGGCTTTGATCTCAGCAATCTCAGCGATCTGGCGCAAAGTCGTGGCCGAGTAGCCTTGGCGACGAAATAATCTTGCTGCCGCTTCAAGGATCGAGTCGCGTGATTTTTCGGATTTCGAAATGATCGCAGCGGAAGACTGCTTCGATGACGCGGCCGACCCTTTTGCCAGACGGTCTGGTGCATGTTTAGCGACATCCTTTGGGGGACGCTTTTGAGACTTGGAAACCAAAGGAGACCGCCGTGCGTGATAAATGTCAGAGCTTAGTACGAAAGAAACTAATGCCGCAGACCACCAAGTTCGTCAATCGTCCCGGGATGGCAGAATGCACCTTGGAAGATTTAGACCTCTAACGAATGGCGGCCTGTGCTGTTCGACAGAATTATACTTAAACAAGCGGATTGGGAGGAGGACGGCATGCGCGGACTTGATGGACGACGAGTGATTCTGACCGGGGGAGCCAGTGGTATCGGGCGAGCGACAGCGTTGCGGCTTGCCGATGAAGGCTGTGTCGTCGGTGTGTTCGATCAGAATCTGAATGGAGCCGAAGAAACAGCGCGGCTAAGCCAAAGTAAGAAGGGCAAAGTGCTTGCTTTTCAGGTTGATATCACCGATCGCGATGCTGTCGAAACTGCAACAAATAGCTTCGAGGCCACGGTCGGTCCAACCGAATTGCTCGCAAATGTCGCGGGTTGGGACGTGCCGGTTCCATTTCTTGATACCGATCGGGCGTTTTGGGATAAGGTAGTCGGCATCAATCTCTATGGACCGCTTAATTTGCACCACGTTGTTGTTAAGCGGATGGTCGAGCGCGGCTTCGGACGCGTGGTAAACGTTGCATCGGATGCGGGCCGGGTCGGATCATCGGGAGAGGCCGTTTATTCCGCCTGCAAAGGCGGACTAATCTCCTTTACCAAAACAGTCGCGCGCGAGCTCGCAAGAAAGAATATCATCTTGAATGTCGTGTGTCCGGGTCCCACCGACACGCCGTTGTTCGAAGCATTCACCAACAGTTCGCCGACGGGTGGCAAGATCGCGGAAGGGCTCGCTCGCGCCATTCCGTTGAGACGGCTCGGCCAGCCAGACGACTATCCCGGCATGATCGCGTTTCTATTAAGCGACGATGCGGGGTTCATTACGGGGCAAACGATCAGCGTGTCCGGCGGGTTGACTATGCACGGTTGATGTACGTTGAGGAATATACGATGAGGAGTTTCACTCTTGGCGACGTCTATCGCCGTAACGCGTTGCGTTTCCCTGACCGGGCTGCCTTCATAATCAAGGGAAGGCGGATCACGCATTCGGATTACCTTTATAGGATACAACGATTGGCCGCAGGTCTCGCGGAGCGTGGCGTGAGCTCAGGCG
Coding sequences within:
- a CDS encoding enoyl-CoA hydratase/isomerase family protein is translated as MSDASPIVYSRENGIVTITIDRPERKNALSIEAMNALTDAWERAEKDTQARVVILTSTDCGVFSAGLDLKQASEVRARDGVDILTLMRDPLQTAMRKVSKPIIAAMTGSLMAGGMLLAIKSDLRVGLRGTRAGITEVKMGRGSPWAVPLLWMLPQSLVMELVITGETMPIERLAEHGFVNYLEDTPDAVRARALQLARGIVEGAPLSVSAAKASVLAAMDLGCAEGLLEANRLHVQAYASEDAIEGPKAFSEKRKPVWQGK
- a CDS encoding TetR/AcrR family transcriptional regulator, giving the protein MVSKSQKRPPKDVAKHAPDRLAKGSAASSKQSSAAIISKSEKSRDSILEAAARLFRRQGYSATTLRQIAEIAEIKAGSVYYYFDSKEQILDEVLHLGLLRVFEAVKKAHRDAGDVSHRRKIGLAIEAHLVALLEDSDFTSANIRIYGQLPESLKKPHRPLRRAYAKYWDKLFLDARRAGEIRADIEIVPLRIFVIGALNWTIEWFSLDSKDAVLKLARRTELLIFDGLKKP
- a CDS encoding SDR family oxidoreductase, which encodes MRGLDGRRVILTGGASGIGRATALRLADEGCVVGVFDQNLNGAEETARLSQSKKGKVLAFQVDITDRDAVETATNSFEATVGPTELLANVAGWDVPVPFLDTDRAFWDKVVGINLYGPLNLHHVVVKRMVERGFGRVVNVASDAGRVGSSGEAVYSACKGGLISFTKTVARELARKNIILNVVCPGPTDTPLFEAFTNSSPTGGKIAEGLARAIPLRRLGQPDDYPGMIAFLLSDDAGFITGQTISVSGGLTMHG
- a CDS encoding SDR family oxidoreductase, whose product is MSPLPPMRFASDLLKGQVALVTGGGTGMGRATAVEMARSGADIALIGRRAEPIENCAEFIRQLGRKAVAVPADIRAPEQIDLAMQRIKKEFGRLDILVNNAGGQFVTPARELNNKGFETVIRNNLIGSWQMTKAVADYFMFDHGGSIVFVTACVRSGLSGFVHTAAARGGVLSMMKTLAFEWAEFGIRLNCVAPGTVRTEGMDNYPIDPDQWLKLNRNVMGRMGDVSDVSAAIVFLGSSLGKFVTGEEWYIDGGETLHLAHDARQMIDAVKFAKRESALPKAK